CATTACGCACATCATGGGGAACTTCGCTAACTGCTTCTGCTGGCTGAATGATGTTTTCAGGGGCGATTATCTCCACAACTGGGATGACATCATCACTTGGAGTAGAAACAACTTCGGAGATTTCGCTAATTTCTGGGGAAGGTGTTTCTATTTCTTGGCTAATAGGCCCTGGATTAACGACATTGGGAGTGCTGATATTTTCAGGCGATCGCGGCCGAGAAAACAGTGAAGGATCTATAATTCTAAAGACTGTCTCTGGTTGCTCATAAACGGGAGCAACTGCTTCCAAAATCAAAACATAATCTGCAATCCGAATAATATCTCCATCACTCAAAGAATATGGTCGATCTTTTTCAGCCTGTTTCCCATTAACTATTGAGCCATTTCTACTGCCAAGGTCAGAAAAGTAGTAATTTCCATTTTTAACAAAAAACTTAGCATGTACCCGACTGATATCAGGGCTGTCTAAGAGTAAATCAGAATCAGGAGAACGACCTATTATCCATTCTCCTCTTGTTGGAGTTTCTGTGGTAAGGTCAACTTCATTGACTTCACTTAAATTTGGTGAGTAGCTAACTTTAACTTTCATATTAATTTTTGGTTAATTTTATTGATTTCTGCCACCCAGCGCTGACGGGTAGTGTGTTCTAAATTTAAAATATCATCTTGTGACCAGTGGAAATGATAAGCAATAAAAGCTACCTCCTCATATAAAGTATCAGAGGGGTAGCTTACGACTCCCCCGCTAGTTCTAGCTCCACTGAAAATTGAGTATTGCAGTGGGGACATTGTGTCGGAATGTGTACATTGCCTTGCTGATTGATTCGATTGTAAAATTCTCGGAGATAGGCAATGTCATGTAGGAGAAGTCCTTCAAGTAAATCAGGACTAACAGAATTGAAACTGCCCAAGCGAGTGATAACCCTTGCAAGCATTACCAAGACACCGTAAGCCGGATTTTCTTGAACTTTGCGTTCTTGTTGCACCAAAATTTCATCTTTGGCGGTGGCTAAACGCATCACCCCATGACGATGTACTCGTTGTTCGCCATCACTCAATCCTCTAGGAAGAGTGAAAGCAAATTCTGTGCAGAGAGTATCCTTTTTACGGCGCATAGGTTATTGGGGAGTGCTGAGTGCTGAGTTAGGAGTTAGGAGTTAAGAGTTAGGAGTTAGGAGTTAGGAGTTAGGAAGAAATATTATTGTTTCAAGCTTAAAACTCGGAAGTTGAGCCTTTTTGATTGAACGTTGAGCCTTTGAACTCGGAAGTTGAGCCTTTGAACTCGGAACTTTAACCTCAGCACTCAGCATTCAGGACTCAGCACTCAGGACTCAGCACTCCCCAATTCAATTATGAAGAAGTGCTTCGGGAGAATTTACTGTATCTTCCGGTATGGAAGTTTCGCCTTCCAAGCCATTGATTCGACGGTAAAAATCTTGGAGGTAATTTAAATCTTGGGAAAAAAAGTTTTCCACGATTGCCGGAGTAACTTCTGATAAAGCACCCAAGTGGGTAATCACTCGTGACAAGATAATAATTGTGGCATAAACGGGATTCGCTTTAACGCGTGGGTCACGCAAGGGTGCAATCTCGTCTATCGCTGTTGATAACCGCATTACACCTTTGCGGTGGAGGTTGCCTTCAGAGTCTAGATACCCCTTTGGCAATGTAAATTCAAACTCTGTGGGAAACATAATTCTCCTAATTATTTCACGCGTTTAAATTCCTCAAAAGCAACCTCCACCTCCTCAATTTCGATGTCATGGCTGCGGGCGTTGACATCAGCAATCTTGTAACTTGCAGGCCATGCACTCGGCTAATTCAAATCTAGCCACTTCTTGATTTGCCTGATTATAAATAGACAAAGCAACAAGTCTACGTTGCTGTGACCAATTACCCTGCTGGACTTTTTCAAACCACTTCCAAAAATCCATAGAATTGGTGGTACCTCTACGCAGAATGAGATTACCACTCTTGGGATTGCTAGGAAGCTTAGTTCTCACCACCTGACCTTTTGATTGCCCTTTTGTACCCCAGGTTTGAGAAGTAACTTCAGTAATTTCAATAACCTCTTGGGTTCTTTTGAAGCCTTGACACTCCAAAAAGAAACAATTGGCATCGTTTTGACCTTCTAACGTCAGTTCTAAATAGAACCGATGGGCTGTCAGAACTTCTGGAATTCGGCTTGCGGATTGTACCACTGTTAAATAATTCGTAATATTTCGGCTCCCTTCTCTACGAGAGGCTGCACTTCGACTACGCCCTTCGGCTACGCTCAGGACAGGCTCAGTGACCACGCCAACGGCTTCTCCTAACGGAGACGCTGCGCGTTAGCGGAGCTTTCGCTTTAGCGATACGCTCAGGGCAAGACGCTCAATACAAGTTCGTAATTCGTAATTCGTAATGAAGCTTGCGACTCGCTACTGCTACGTTCTAAGCAAAGCTATGCCGCAGGCTTTACGTAATTACCATTATTTGATTCGTTTAATTCCTTCGTGAACCAATTCAACTGTTTCATTCGCCATATCACCACCAGAGGCAGTTAAGGTCGGCCCGGTGTATTTACAGGGATAACAATTAACAATGTTCCACCGTGCTTTTTCTGAGCCTTGTTGGTCGTAAGCAACCACTGAACCAGTCTTACGATTCTGTGACCACTTCCGAGGGTCGCCCATGTCTTCGTTACAGTCTTGATACCATTTATAAAGGTCGATATCATCAGTGGCGATGACTTTTACTGTGATGTTGGTAAATTTAACAACAGTTGGTGTAGCTTGACGCATTAGTTTAGCGCCTTTAGATGAACCGTGGACTTCTTGTGCTGGGGTATTTTCAACGCCTAGTCCGCTAATTTCTTTGATGAATTTATCAGTAATTCCGTCAGCCTCGAAGTAAAATTTACAAGAGGTTAAAAATTCGCCTGCCATACTTTTAGACTCCTTTGTGTGTAGTTAATTTTGAAATGGGGAGTTAGGAGTTAGGAATTATAAGAATTCTCTCCTCAATGCCCTATTCCCAATGCCCTATTCGCTATCTTCAATGCCATTCCATTGGCTGATGCGGAAAACAACAAACTCAGCCGGTCTGACGGGACAAACACCGACTTCAATATATAAACGTCCTAAAATTCTGGTTTCTGGTGGGTTCAATTCTTCGTCGCACTTAACATAAAATGCTTGTGCTGGAGATGCCCCAAATAAAGCACCTTCACGCCAAATGCGCTCTAAGAAGTTACTGACGGTGCGGGTTACACGCGCCCATAAATCTTGGTCGTTCGGTTCAAAAACTACCCACTGAGTCCCTAATTCTAGGGATTTCTCGATATAGCTAATTAATCTACGCACACTGATGTAACGCCACTCTGTTTTATCTGGCTCAACTAGAGTGCGTGCGCCCCAAATGCGGATACCTCGATTGGGGAAGCTGCGAATACAATTTATCCCCAAGGGGTTTAATAGTTCTTGTTCGCGGAAGTTTGTGTCATAGCCCAAACCAATTACGCCTCTGGGAACTTCATTGGCTGGGGCTTTGTAAACTCCTCTGGTTTCGTCGGTGCGTGCCCAAACACCCATCACATGGCCACAAGGAGGTACTAAAATTGGATTACCGCGATCGCGTGGATTAGGTACTTTAATCCAAGGATAATAAAGGGCCGCAAACATCGAACGACGGTTAAATCTGTTCAACCATTCCACTACTTGTTGCGGTTTGACGGCTTCCGGTGGCGAATCCAATACAACCATGCGGTTGGGCGGATTGGGAATATCGCCACTGGCAGAACCCTCGCACATACTAATCATCAGTTCGATGATACCGTGGACTTGATCTAAATTCAGTACTTGCTCTTGATAAGCCCGCATCACATCAGGACAAGCCAGCATTGTGATTTCATCAACTTCAAAGATACCGCGTACCCCGGTGCGATCGTCTCGAACCCCTTCTAAATTTTGCGAAAATCTATCCGGTGTGGCGGCAACAATGGGTGGCGCTAGTTCATATTGACCATTCACGGGACGACGAGCTAAAGGCTGTCCACTTTGAGTGATGTCTTCTACGGTGACATACATCGAATTTCTCAATGCCGCCAGCGCATAAGTTGCTACCTGGCCAGCAGGTTCGCGGTTCATTGTCAAGTTCTCGTATTCCTCTAGAAGTTCATCTCCCCGACGAATTTGGATGGTGAAATATTCGCCTGTATTTGGAGGCGCTTCTCCTTCAGTACCTTCGGGTAAGGCGCGGGGCGAACCATCAATAATTACAATATTTACTAATCCACCTGATGCTTGCTCAGGACGCAAAGTAAAACGGAGGGCTGGACGATTACCTCTAGAGTTGATTCTGAGGGTAGCCGGTTCTGGAGTCGCAGGTCTAGGTGCGCCTGGTAACTGAGTTCCAATGCTTGTTACCCAACAGCGACCGCCACCATTCATAAAGTAGCCGTAGACTGAAAATGGTAAATAGGCGTTGAAGTCGGTGAACCCATCAGAATTGGGACGGGCAAAATGATTAAGATATTGCGTCCAATTGGTTATTAGCACAGGCTTATATAATTCAGCCCCACCCCGAACATCTTCTGTAAAGCCGACAAATCCACCAACCGCCGTGCTAACACCTTCAATTGGTCGGCTACCCCGGTCAATTTCTTCAATGTAGACACCAGGAGCAAAGTAATCAAGTCTAGCCATGAAAGTCTCTCCAAGTCAGTAAAAATCTAATTATTCAGGAGTTAGAAATATTTCTTTGAAAGTATTACTTTGGTTATCTACCAATGCATTGACGTTTTGGGGTAAATAGCCAGGATGATTCAGAGTCAAAACATAATTACCTAAATGAAGGTCTTCAAAGAAGAACAGCCCTTCTTTAGTAGTTAATATGGATTTTTCAGTTCCCCTCACAGCTACTTCTGTCGCTACCAACGGCAGATTTGTCACCGCACTTTTGACAATACCTGCGATCGCAACTCGTCTGGTTAATACTAAACTGTCACTATCGCGAGACAATTGATTTCGCAAATTGAAAATTCGCTCCCAAACCAAAGGCACAGGAGTCGGTTGTGGCTCGAAGGGTATTGTAACTGTCAAATATAAGGCTGAACGCAATGGCACACTGAGAGCGCTCCATAAAGAGCCAATCTCAATTGGCGGCTCTAGGGCAACTGTCATGTTCAAATTACCATAGCCGCGTAATTCAGGAACCAAAAACTCCTCTTCCAAGGTGCGATGGCGCAACAGCACAGTCAACGCCTCACTAATAAAGTGATGCTCACCTAAAGCTGTTCTATCCCAGGCTGTTAATAGCAGCGAAACATCAAACCAAGCTGGTGCCCAATTTACAGTGGCAGGTTGTAAAGCGCGTGTTAGCTTGCGTTCTACTTGCCTACCAGAATGTTGTACCTGCTTACTCTCACGTATATCAAAAATATATAAATTGAGAGTCGGGCCTGCTCCCTCTTCCCTCCGATTACCAGGATGGCTAAAGTCAATTTGCTCTGTACTGGTAAGTGAGGTTCCTCCAGCGAGAATTTCGGCTAAAGTTTGAAGAACGAAGATAAGCATGAAGGTGTGCTGCTGGTAGCTAATCCAGATGCCTCTACAGTATATGTATCGGGCTTCTAAAGTTAATTAGACTTTTGTCGATATTTTTTAAATGGGGTATCGGGTCAAGAATCCGTAAAGCAGCAAATTCAGTTTGTAGATTAATCTAGAGCAGTTCTTAATTAGACACACTACATTTTTTTATGTGGAGTGGGCTGAAAAGCATTGGTGTCAAGTTAATTAAGGCAGAAGCCCAAATGTTAAAGGTAAGTTCATCGAATTCGGGGTGTCGTTTATTAAATTCGGGCAGTCGTTTATCGAATTCGAGGTGTTGTTTATTGAATTTGGGCAGCCGTTTATTGAATTCGGGCAGTCGTTTATCGAATTCAAGGTGTTGTTTATTGAATTTGGGCAGCCGTTTATTGAATTCGGGCAGCCGTTTATTATTTTTGTTCAATTTTAATTTGAGGAGGATAAAACCTAAAGATAAAAAGACTTTTCATCCAGTCTCCAGCTATACTAGTTGACCCTAGTGATTTCATCTTAACTCGACACTAATGGCTGAAAAGCCCGCCCAAGTAGTCCATTAAGCTAACGAAAGCTTGGGTACGTAGTAAGCATTTCAGTGCTTAACATCAGGACTAAAGTCTTTACTACAAACTTCTTTACACAGCAAAGTTAGCTTGATATACGTGTGAATACAAACCTTAATAATTATTTGGATGAATTATCCCAAAAGATAACTTAACAAAAAAATAAACATTACTGAGACTGCATAATTTTATACTGGTCAGCAGAAAAGTAAAAACATTTGGTTGCAAAAAGCGAGTGAAACTATGACACTAGGCTTTTCTGTCCAAAAACTAGACAATGGCTCTAATTATTTGAGTCCCTCAGACATCCAAGGCTTTTGTCAGCTTGAGTCTGAGCAATTAACTAGTCAATATCCAATTTTATTTGCTCGGATTGTCTATCACAATCCATTATTGAGAACTAATCAAGAAGTTATAAATTATAGTCAAGATCAAGCTCCTTTTTCTCAAAAAACTTTAGCTTATTTGCATTCGGAAGCATGGCTTACAGATTTTCCGCCTGTTTTGACTTTACAGGAATTTAAGCTTAAGGACTTTTCATCTATTTCTTACATTTGCCCCATATCCTATAGAAATCAGAAAACTGAATATATTCAAATCATTACTCATGAACCTCTCTCGGCGAGTTTACAACTATATGTAAAACGCTCTGCGATGCTGCTGAGTAAGTATGTAGATATTTCCTTGGACTATGGCAGACAAAAAACTGAAATTCAACTCCTAGAAGATATCTTACATCGAGTCGGTCATCAATTACGTAACTCTCTAGGACTCATCGGATTGTATGCACATAATCTCAGCTTAGGTTTAGAAAATAGCCCTTGGCAAGAGCAAGCAACAATCATCGGCGAAAGTATACAAGATTTAGATACTAATTTAAATGAACTAATTGATTGCGGTCAAAGTACAAAATTAAGGGTAACACATCAAGATTTAAGAAGTTTAGTGGGTGAAAGTATCACAAATTTACAACCTCTAATTAGTCAGAAAAAACTGAAAATATTGATTCCCGACACATCGACAATACTGAAAATAGACAAATTACAAATGAAACAAGTTTTTGATAATATCCTCAGTAATGCTGTTCATTTCAGCCCTAATTCAGGAACTATTAGCTGTAGTTGGCAAATTTTTCAAGATGAAGTATTAATTAAAATCTCCGATCAAGGGCCAGGATTGTCTCAAGAAGACTTACAAAAAATATTTACCCCATTTTATTCTCGACGCAAAGGAGGCACAGGACTGGGTTTAACTATTGCTAAAAAAATTATTTTGGATCATCAAGGAAGTATCTGGGCACAAGTTTTATCAGAAAGTGGGGCACAATTCTCGATTATTTTACCTCGTTCAAGGAGCGTGAATTAATTCATAATTCCTCATAAAAATATGATTAATAATAGTAATAAACTGTCAGTTTTACTCGTAGATGACGAAGAACGCTTTCGTCAAGGATTACGTACTCTCCTAAATTTTTATAGTATTAATTCTGCGTTACCTGTAGAAGTTATTGGTGATGCAGATTCTGTTGAGCAGGTTTTAAAGTTTACAACCCAGAAGTGTCCAGATTTAATTTTGCTGGATATGCAATTGAAAGGATGTGATGGAATTACAGTTTTGGCACGTCTTAAAGAAGCTGCTTACACTGGCAAAGTTTTAGTATTGTCGGCTCATCAAGAAGACGACTGGATTTTTAGAGCGATGCAGGGGGGAGCCGCAGGTTATGTGTTTAAAAATCGTGTAGCAACCCAATTGTGTGAAGCTATTGATACTGTAACTAGGTCAGAAATTTATCTACCTTCAGAAGTTGCTAGTCGATTTTTCCGGTTTTTTCAAGCTTATTCAGATTCTTGTGTAAAAGCTTGTCATGAGGTGCATTTAACTGAAAGAGAGCAAGAGGTTTTATATTGGTTAACTCAAGGTGCTTCTAATGAAGAAATCGCTAAACATTTGTATGTAACAGTTGCTACTGTTAAGGCGCATCTCACCAGTATTTTTGAAAAATTGAAGGTTACTAGCCGGACTCAAGCGATTGTGACTGCCCTCAAGTTAGGATTAGTTCATGCTTGAGCGCGACGGAAGTAGTCGGCGCAATTTACGAAACTTTTTGGATATGGCTTCATTTGAATCTTTTTATCAAGAATACCCCTGCTCGTACAATTCTCCCTTAAGTTGCGATCGCCCCTTCCAAACGGCGCAGCAAATCAAGGGTGCTAAGTTTTGCTTGGAATGTGGTTTTCCAGCAACTTTACCACAGGAGGCTGAGATTAAAGGAAGTCAGGGAACTTATCAAATAACTAGTTTTGTTGGTGTGCGGGGTTTAGGCCGTTTATACTCAGGTGTTCAACTTAAAGACAAACAACCTGTAATCATCAAAGAATATCTGCTCCCCAATCGTTCTTTTAATGAAAGTGAGACTCAAAAGCGGAAAGAGACTTTTAAACGGGTGGGTGGAGTAAGTTTAGCCGATAGTCGAATTCAAAACTTCCGTCTGGTAGAAACGAAAGAAGCGATCGCAGATGAAAAAGGAGAACGCTGTTATCTTATTACTCAAGGAATCGAATCATCTCAAACTTTAGGTAAGTATCTCATAGAAAAGGGAGCAATGACATCTCTTGAGGTGCGTGAGGTACTAAACCAAGGTTTACAAACTCTCCAGTTTCTCCACACCCAAAAACTGCGTTTCCCCTCCAATCAAACACAACTAGGTATCACTCACGGCAATATCAATTTAGATAGTACTTTAATTAAAGTAGAAAATAATCAAAAGTTTTCTATATACTTTTGTGATTTAGCTATTTGGGAAAACTTATTTATTCCCCCAAGAATTCCTCAACCTGCTCCTGCTAGACCTGAGCAAGATTTAGAATCATTAGGATTATTAGCCTTTTATTTATGGGTAGGACGGACAACTAATTTTTCATCTAACCAGCCTCTCGACCCTAGAGATCGTCAACAATGGCCGGATACTGATAGCTATTTAAAGCAATTTATTTATCGTTTAATTGGGCTGGAAACTCCTTTTGAGAGTGCAGAAGCGGCTCGGAAAGCACTACTAGAACTTCCTCAAGAAGATCGTGCTAAAAGTTCAAGTTCAGTGCGTTCTCCAGGTTCTCAAGAACTAAAAAAGCCTTTGCCAATGCCCTTAATTTTGCTAGTGATCCTATTTTTATTACTACTTGGTGGGGGAATTTGGTATTGGCTGTGGGGCAGGAAAACAGATAATCCTAAGCAATATATCCAATGGTCTAAACTTGTGCGGAATTTTTCTGAAGTCCCTAACGTTCCTTCTGGACAATTTACTTATACAGGAGAAAAAGATAGTACATGGAGTTTTGTTTTAACGCAATTAGTGGACAACAGTCGTTTAGGAGATTTATTGACCAGACCAAAGCCAGATGCGACAGCAACATTTGACTATAAATCTGTTTTGTCATCAAATATAAATAATCCAATTAAAAGTCTTGAAGAAGTTCAAACAAACAAAAAAGATTTTGCCATTACTAGTTTGGTAGACAACATTACAGATAAACTTGCAAAAAAAGCAATAGCCTATGATGGGTTACTTGTTTTTGTCGCATTTAATAAAAGAGACTCAAATCTTGCCAATGCTCTTGGGGGGAAAATTAATCTTGAGCAATTGCGTCAAATTTACACAGGTAAAATTACTAATTGGCAGCAGATTAATCCCAAACTTCCAAATCTGCCAGTGAAACCTTTTGCCCCAACCGAACCGGAAGCAATTAGTAAATTTCAACAAATAGTTCTGCAAAATGCCCCTCAAGACGAAGCTTTATTTGCAGCGAAAGTTACTAAACTTGATACAACAAAAACCCAAAACCTGATACGCAGTGAAACTTTAGATGGGCGAACTACTGGTATTATCAGTTTTGGGATTATCAGTAAAACTTCGAGTCAGTGTACTGGCTATCCTCTAGCGATCGCAGATGGTAAAAAGTCCCTTATTCAACCTCTGTTTCAAAAGCGCGATCGGCGCTCAATTACTCCCTCAGATGATTTGTGTCAACATGATGATTATTATGTTGATGTCACAACTTTCCAAAGCTACCCCTTGGGATACCCTATTTTTGTAGTGTACCCTAAAGACAGCAGCCGCTTGCCTGGTGGCTCTACATTTGCCCAGATGCTAACTACTCGTCAGGGTCAGTGTTTACTTAGTAAAGTAGGTCTTGTAGCTTTACAACCTATGCCTGATGATATAAATTCTTATGCCTGCAAATCGGTGCCCTAATCCTAGTTGCGAATATTTTAACCGCGCCCTGCCTAACAATGCTAAGGTTTGTCCCTGGTGTTCCACCCCTGTGGGTAATGTAGTTTCTCCTACACCACAACCACCTACTCAACCTCCACCTATTCAACAACAACCTAGTCAACCACCTGTTCAGTATCAGCGGCCGCCTACAGACCAACCTAACTACCAAGCTCCTCAACAAGCCCCCATTGATTATTCAACAGTCTATCAGCCACGAGTTCCCTATCAACCAACACCACCTGTTTATACNCCCCCGCCTCAAAGAGCGCCAGCCTTAAAGCTGATTCATAGCACTGGCAGAGAATTTCATCTCATTGGGGAAGGAGGTTATATTGGTCGCCGCAGTCAGAGTCCAGGAATAGCGCCGCCAGAAATTGACTTGACCAGCATTCCCAGTGAGGGAATAGTCTCTCGTCGTCATGCGCGAGTCGATTGGGACTGGTCGCAAAATTCTTACATGATTGTTGACATGAGTACAAATGGTATTTATTTGAACAACAATCCTCTGACTCCCGGTATGCAGTATCGCCTACTCAACGGTGATTTGCTGCGATTTGGTCAAGATAATCTAGTTAATTTCACTATATATGTAGTGTAGTTTTGCAAAGAGACGCGATGAATCGCCATCTCTACAATAATCAGTCGTTTTGGGACTTCCAAATAAAAAAATATCCAACTATTTATTGTGGGGTGGGCGACACGATAGCCCTTGATTAGGGGCGCTCATGTTGCCTACCCCACAAAATTGAATAATTTATTTCTTGGAAATCCCTTTGTAGAGAAGGCATTTATCGCGTCTTTGTGATGATTTAACGTGAGTTCGACTGTTGATAAAGCCTGAAAAATCTGACATGTATAGGTTTGAAGAATTAACGGACTTGAAAGAGTCCTGAGTTTATTAAGAATCAAGTCAATAAAGTGCCATACATATTACAGCGATTTTCAATCGGGCACTTGACTTCTATTGTTTCGCAACACTGACCTTAATTTTAATACCGTCCTCTTCTTGCAGTGCTTGGCGTAGACGATCGCGAACCTCTGTCAAATCTGGCTTTAGTATGATCGCTCGCTGATAGTATTTGATTGCAGTCTTCATATCTCCTGATTGGTGGTGAACCTTGCCCAAATCGTAATTGAGTGCAGCATAGTGATCTCGATCGGCTGCCAATAGCTTGTCTTGTGCATAGAGGACGGTTGCGATTCCTACCTCGGCTTCAAGGTAGTTGGGTCGCAAGGCTTGGGCGCTTTGGTAATGTGCGATGGCCTCGTCCAAGTTTCCTTGTTCTTCTAGGGCAAATCCTAGATGATAGTGAACTTCTGGTTGGTTTGGATTGAGGACGAGAGATTGCCGATAGTATTCCGTTGCAGTTTCTAAATCATCTGCCTGTTTGCAGTGGTTGCCTAATTTATAATTGAGGGCAGCAGAATGCGCTTGTTTTTCTAAGGGCAGCTTTCCCTGAGCATAAATAGCATTCGCTAAACTCACTTCGGCTTGAAGATAGTCGGGTTGCAGGGCTTGGGCGCTTTGGTAATATGCGATCGCGTCGTCCAAGTTTCCTAGTTTTTGGAATGTCATGCCCAGGTGATAGTGAGCTTCTGCTAGAGTGGGCTGCATTGTGATGGATTGGCGATAGTATTCGATCGCAACCTTGAAATCACCTACCTGTTTTCGTCTGCGACCCAATTCATAGTTGAGGGTGGCGTAATGCAGCTGCTTTTCTGGGGATAATGTTCCTTGAGCATAGCGGGCATTTGCCAAAATTACTTCTGCTTCGATGGAGTTGGGCTGGAGTTCTTGGGATTTTTGGTAATGTGCGATCGCAGCTTCCCATTGATTCTGTTGTTGCAACGTATAGCCAAGATTATGATGGATTGCTGATGAAAGCATTGAGGATTCGGAGGGGAGTGCTAAAGCTTGCTGATATGCTGCTTCTGCTTCTGGTAATTTATTTTGAGCTTGATGCAAGTTGCCTAAACTAAACCAGGCTTTCACATATTGAGGTTGCACCTGAAGGACATCTCTGAACAACTCTTCAGCGATTGAGTAATTTCCTTTCTGGTGCATCAAGATTCCTAACCGATAGAGTGCGTCTGGATGTTGAGGTTGCACGTTGAGAATTTGACGATAGCCTTGCTCTGCTCGATCGAGTCGGTTAGTTTGTTGGTAATGGATAAAATGGTGGAGCGCTTCTGGAATTGTTCTTAAATTTAGCACTTGATTTTGGTGCGATCCCTT
This portion of the Nostoc sp. GT001 genome encodes:
- a CDS encoding phage tail protein; translated protein: MVTEPVLSVAEGRSRSAASRREGSRNITNYLTVVQSASRIPEVLTAHRFYLELTLEGQNDANCFFLECQGFKRTQEVIEITEVTSQTWGTKGQSKGQVVRTKLPSNPKSGNLILRRGTTNSMDFWKWFEKVQQGNWSQQRRLVALSIYNQANQEVARFELAECMACKLQDC
- a CDS encoding phage tail protein, which translates into the protein MAGEFLTSCKFYFEADGITDKFIKEISGLGVENTPAQEVHGSSKGAKLMRQATPTVVKFTNITVKVIATDDIDLYKWYQDCNEDMGDPRKWSQNRKTGSVVAYDQQGSEKARWNIVNCYPCKYTGPTLTASGGDMANETVELVHEGIKRIK
- a CDS encoding substrate-binding domain-containing protein produces the protein MLERDGSSRRNLRNFLDMASFESFYQEYPCSYNSPLSCDRPFQTAQQIKGAKFCLECGFPATLPQEAEIKGSQGTYQITSFVGVRGLGRLYSGVQLKDKQPVIIKEYLLPNRSFNESETQKRKETFKRVGGVSLADSRIQNFRLVETKEAIADEKGERCYLITQGIESSQTLGKYLIEKGAMTSLEVREVLNQGLQTLQFLHTQKLRFPSNQTQLGITHGNINLDSTLIKVENNQKFSIYFCDLAIWENLFIPPRIPQPAPARPEQDLESLGLLAFYLWVGRTTNFSSNQPLDPRDRQQWPDTDSYLKQFIYRLIGLETPFESAEAARKALLELPQEDRAKSSSSVRSPGSQELKKPLPMPLILLVILFLLLLGGGIWYWLWGRKTDNPKQYIQWSKLVRNFSEVPNVPSGQFTYTGEKDSTWSFVLTQLVDNSRLGDLLTRPKPDATATFDYKSVLSSNINNPIKSLEEVQTNKKDFAITSLVDNITDKLAKKAIAYDGLLVFVAFNKRDSNLANALGGKINLEQLRQIYTGKITNWQQINPKLPNLPVKPFAPTEPEAISKFQQIVLQNAPQDEALFAAKVTKLDTTKTQNLIRSETLDGRTTGIISFGIISKTSSQCTGYPLAIADGKKSLIQPLFQKRDRRSITPSDDLCQHDDYYVDVTTFQSYPLGYPIFVVYPKDSSRLPGGSTFAQMLTTRQGQCLLSKVGLVALQPMPDDINSYACKSVP
- a CDS encoding phage tail sheath C-terminal domain-containing protein, yielding MARLDYFAPGVYIEEIDRGSRPIEGVSTAVGGFVGFTEDVRGGAELYKPVLITNWTQYLNHFARPNSDGFTDFNAYLPFSVYGYFMNGGGRCWVTSIGTQLPGAPRPATPEPATLRINSRGNRPALRFTLRPEQASGGLVNIVIIDGSPRALPEGTEGEAPPNTGEYFTIQIRRGDELLEEYENLTMNREPAGQVATYALAALRNSMYVTVEDITQSGQPLARRPVNGQYELAPPIVAATPDRFSQNLEGVRDDRTGVRGIFEVDEITMLACPDVMRAYQEQVLNLDQVHGIIELMISMCEGSASGDIPNPPNRMVVLDSPPEAVKPQQVVEWLNRFNRRSMFAALYYPWIKVPNPRDRGNPILVPPCGHVMGVWARTDETRGVYKAPANEVPRGVIGLGYDTNFREQELLNPLGINCIRSFPNRGIRIWGARTLVEPDKTEWRYISVRRLISYIEKSLELGTQWVVFEPNDQDLWARVTRTVSNFLERIWREGALFGASPAQAFYVKCDEELNPPETRILGRLYIEVGVCPVRPAEFVVFRISQWNGIEDSE
- a CDS encoding HAMP domain-containing sensor histidine kinase, with product MTLGFSVQKLDNGSNYLSPSDIQGFCQLESEQLTSQYPILFARIVYHNPLLRTNQEVINYSQDQAPFSQKTLAYLHSEAWLTDFPPVLTLQEFKLKDFSSISYICPISYRNQKTEYIQIITHEPLSASLQLYVKRSAMLLSKYVDISLDYGRQKTEIQLLEDILHRVGHQLRNSLGLIGLYAHNLSLGLENSPWQEQATIIGESIQDLDTNLNELIDCGQSTKLRVTHQDLRSLVGESITNLQPLISQKKLKILIPDTSTILKIDKLQMKQVFDNILSNAVHFSPNSGTISCSWQIFQDEVLIKISDQGPGLSQEDLQKIFTPFYSRRKGGTGLGLTIAKKIILDHQGSIWAQVLSESGAQFSIILPRSRSVN
- a CDS encoding FHA domain-containing protein, yielding MPANRCPNPSCEYFNRALPNNAKVCPWCSTPVGNVVSPTPQPPTQPPPIQQQPSQPPVQYQRPPTDQPNYQAPQQAPIDYSTVYQPRVPYQPTPPVYTPPPQRAPALKLIHSTGREFHLIGEGGYIGRRSQSPGIAPPEIDLTSIPSEGIVSRRHARVDWDWSQNSYMIVDMSTNGIYLNNNPLTPGMQYRLLNGDLLRFGQDNLVNFTIYVV
- a CDS encoding response regulator transcription factor, translating into MINNSNKLSVLLVDDEERFRQGLRTLLNFYSINSALPVEVIGDADSVEQVLKFTTQKCPDLILLDMQLKGCDGITVLARLKEAAYTGKVLVLSAHQEDDWIFRAMQGGAAGYVFKNRVATQLCEAIDTVTRSEIYLPSEVASRFFRFFQAYSDSCVKACHEVHLTEREQEVLYWLTQGASNEEIAKHLYVTVATVKAHLTSIFEKLKVTSRTQAIVTALKLGLVHA
- a CDS encoding Pvc16 family protein, encoding MLIFVLQTLAEILAGGTSLTSTEQIDFSHPGNRREEGAGPTLNLYIFDIRESKQVQHSGRQVERKLTRALQPATVNWAPAWFDVSLLLTAWDRTALGEHHFISEALTVLLRHRTLEEEFLVPELRGYGNLNMTVALEPPIEIGSLWSALSVPLRSALYLTVTIPFEPQPTPVPLVWERIFNLRNQLSRDSDSLVLTRRVAIAGIVKSAVTNLPLVATEVAVRGTEKSILTTKEGLFFFEDLHLGNYVLTLNHPGYLPQNVNALVDNQSNTFKEIFLTPE
- a CDS encoding DUF6760 family protein — protein: MSPLQYSIFSGARTSGGVVSYPSDTLYEEVAFIAYHFHWSQDDILNLEHTTRQRWVAEINKINQKLI